A stretch of the Alnus glutinosa chromosome 6, dhAlnGlut1.1, whole genome shotgun sequence genome encodes the following:
- the LOC133870726 gene encoding uncharacterized protein LOC133870726 isoform X2: MEQQHEEQEHEVYGGEIPDEGEMDADVEMSSRVEDEDLQDPNSKELEDMKKRLKEIEEEAGALREMQAKVEKEMGAVQDPRDSSIGWEPRIMKRRSLFRIFPSPSRWGQLVTKKKKRKKEKKKRKEKKKKKLISKESMGGKESKIIILVLGQIHPALLQLWLKRRKWMLDPFMLVMLTMHVLLKKSSSTFNLVEQ, encoded by the exons atggAGCAGCAACACGAAGAGCAAGAGCACGAAGTTTACGGAGGAGAGATCCCCGACGAGGGTGAGATGGACGCCGACGTGGAGATGTCTTCTAGGGTTGAAGATGAGGATCTTCAAGACCCCAACTCCAAG GAGTTGGAGGAcatgaagaaaaggcttaagGAAATCGAAGAAGAAGCCGGCGCTCTTCGCGAAATGCAGGCCAAGGTCGAGAAGGAGATGGGCGCTGTtcaag ACCCCAgggatagctcaatcggctgggaacCACGcatcatgaagcggaggtcactattTCGAATCTTCCCCTCCCCCTCCCGTTGGGGCCAATtagttactaaaaaaaaaaaaagaaaaaaagaaaagaaaaaaagaaaagaaaaaaagaaaaaaaagcttatTTCTAAAGAATCAATGGGgggaaaagaaagtaaaatcaTCATCCTTGTTCTGGGCCAG ATTCATCCGGCACTTCTGCAACTCTGGCTGAAAAGGAGGAAGTGGATGCTCGATCCATTTATGTTGGTAAT GTTGACTATGCATGTACTCCTGAAGAAGTCCAGCAGCACTTTCAATCTTGTGGAACAGTAA